The following is a genomic window from Desulfobacterales bacterium.
GGAATCGGGGGAAAGATGCCGTTCAAGTCAATCTGGGTCATTTTCATATCCTTTTAATTTATTTTGACAGGATCAACCGGCCGGTTGCTGGTCTCTGGCTGCTGGCTGTCAGTACCGGTCATTGGCTCTTCGCCAGTAGCCAGCGGCCGAAGTATTGAACCTCTGAACCAGAAAATTACTGAACAATCTCTGAAATATGACAGACTTTGATGTTAAGACCGTGTTTGCGCACACCATATGACAGGTGCATGATACAGGCCGGGCATGAGGTGACCAACAGGTCCGCACCGCTTTCTTTCACATTGTTCATCTTGCGTTCCAGTACCTGCTGGGACAGCTCATAATGCGCAAACGCATAAGAGCCAGCACCGCCGCAGCACCAGTCTGCTTCAGGTAGCGGCCGGTATTCAACGCCCGGCAGACGATTCAAAATTTCACCGGGCTCGGCTGCAAGCCCCTGTCCCCGCGTCGCGTGACAGGGATGATGATAGGTCACGCTGACGCCGGTGTTTGACGTGGTGGCTGTCACTTCGTTTACATGAATCAATTCTACCATATCTTTTACGCGGGCGGCGACCGCTATCGCCCTGTCATGTTCCCCTAAGGTTTCGCGAAAAAGCCGGTGATAACTTTTCAAAAAAGAAGCACAGCTGGAGCAGTCCGTGACAACGACATCGAAATTTTGCTCGCTGAGAATCGGCAGGTTCCGGCGGGCCAGCTTGCGCGCCGCTTTCAGATCACCGTACGACCAGGCGGGCAGGCCGCAGCAACCATTGTCCAGAACATGCACTGATTTGCCGATCTTTTTCAACAGCCGCAGGGTCGCCCGGCCGGCCGCCTGACTGATAATATCAACACCGCAACCGACAAAATAGCCAATGCGCAGGGATTGGCCGCTACCGCTGTGGGCTCTGGTTTTGATTTTATCCCGCAACGGTCGTGTGGGAAATCGCGCGACAATCTCATTGGCATGCTCAAAATCACGCCCGAAAATTTTTAATAATCCCAGGGCCTGCGCCAGATCCGCCACACGGGTATTTTTTCCGAGCGCCACTGCACGCGCAGCCAGATGCAGTCGTCGCGGATATGGCAACAGATGGTCAAAGAGCAGACGATGAATCGATTTGCGACCCACTTTTTGCAGATACTGCGCCCGGGCCTTGATGATCAATTCAGAAGTGGGGATTGCGGGAAAACAGTTGGCTGTGCAGGCGCCGCAGAGCAAA
Proteins encoded in this region:
- a CDS encoding (Fe-S)-binding protein is translated as MTISEHYDEISHCNRCGFCQVACPIFRSTGHETGVARGRLALLRAIIEDRLEWSPDIEAPLFDCLLCGACTANCFPAIPTSELIIKARAQYLQKVGRKSIHRLLFDHLLPYPRRLHLAARAVALGKNTRVADLAQALGLLKIFGRDFEHANEIVARFPTRPLRDKIKTRAHSGSGQSLRIGYFVGCGVDIISQAAGRATLRLLKKIGKSVHVLDNGCCGLPAWSYGDLKAARKLARRNLPILSEQNFDVVVTDCSSCASFLKSYHRLFRETLGEHDRAIAVAARVKDMVELIHVNEVTATTSNTGVSVTYHHPCHATRGQGLAAEPGEILNRLPGVEYRPLPEADWCCGGAGSYAFAHYELSQQVLERKMNNVKESGADLLVTSCPACIMHLSYGVRKHGLNIKVCHISEIVQ